The following coding sequences are from one Sciurus carolinensis chromosome 11, mSciCar1.2, whole genome shotgun sequence window:
- the Kcnj1 gene encoding ATP-sensitive inward rectifier potassium channel 1 — protein MDASSRNMFSILIKFLKERMFKHLRKWFDTRFFARSRQRSRLVSKDGRCNIEFGNVDAQSRFIFFVDIWTTVLDLKWRYKMTVFITAFLGSWFLFGLLWYVVAYVHKDLPEFHPSANHTPCVENINGMTSAFLFSLETQVTIGYGFRCVTEQCATAIFLLIFQSILGVIINSFMCGAILAKISRPKKRAKTITFSKNAVISKRGGKLCLLIRVANLRKSLLIGSHIYGKLLKTTVTPEGETIILDQININFVVDAGNENLFFISPLTIYHVIDHNSPFFHMAAETLPQQDFELVVFLDGTVESTSATCQVRTSYVPEEVLWGYRFVPIVSKTKEGKYRVDFHNFSKTVEVETPHCAMCLYNEKDARTRVKKGYDNPNFILSEVDETDDTKM, from the exons ATGGATGCTTCCAGTCGGAATATGTTTAGCATACTG atcaaatttttgaaagaaaggaTGTTCAAGCATCTTCGGAAGTGGTTTGACACTCGTTTTTTTGCGCGTTCTCGGCAGAGGTCAAGGCTGGTTTCCAAGGATGGAAGGTGCAACATAGAGTTTGGCAATGTGGATGCACAGTCAAGGTTTATATTCTTTGTGGACATCTGGACAACTGTGCTTGACCTCAAATGGAGATACAAAATGACTGTTTTCATCACAGCCTTCTTGGGGAGTTGGTTCCTCTTTGGTCTCCTGTGGTATGTGGTAGCTTATGTTCACAAAGACCTCCCAGAGTTCCATCCATCTGCCAATCACACTCCCTGTGTGGAGAACATTAATGGCATGACCTcagcttttctgttttctctggaaACACAAGTGACCATTGGATATGGATTCAGGTGTGTGACAGAACAATGTGCCACTGCCATTTTTCTGCTTATCTTCCAATCTATCCTTGGAGTTATCATCAACTCTTTCATGTGTGGTGCCATCTTAGCCAAGATCTCCAGACCCAAAAAGCGTGCCAAGACCATTACCTTCAGCAAGAATGCAGTGATCAGCAAGCGAGGTGGGAAGCTCTGCCTCCTAATCCGAGTGGCTAATCTTAGAAAGAGCCTCCTTATTGGCAGTCACATATATGGCAAGCTTCTGAAGACCACAGTCACTCCGGAAGGGGAGACCATTATTTTGGATCAGATCAATATCAACTTTGTAGTCGATGCTGGCAATGAAAACTTATTCTTCATCTCCCCACTGACAATTTACCATGTCATTGATCACAACAGCCCCTTCTTCCATATGGCAGCAGAAACTCTTCCCCAGCAGGACTTTGAATTAGTGGTATTTTTAGATGGTACAGTGGAATCAACCAGTGCCACCTGCCAAGTCCGTACATCCTATGTCCCAGAGGAGGTGCTTTGGGGCTACCGTTTTGTTCCCATAGTATCTAAGACCAAGGAAGGGAAATACCGAGTGGACTTCCATAACTTTAGCAAGACAGTGGAAGTGGAGACCCCTCACTGCGCCATGTGCCTTTACAATGAGAAAGATGCTAGAACCAGGGTGAAGAAAGGCTATGACAACCCCAACTTCATCTTGTCAGAAGTTGATGAGACAGATGACACCAAAATGTAG